From one Terriglobales bacterium genomic stretch:
- a CDS encoding bifunctional 5,10-methylenetetrahydrofolate dehydrogenase/5,10-methenyltetrahydrofolate cyclohydrolase, producing the protein MFYSPQERLSQLATILDGNRIASDIKGEVAIDIRQLARQGIRAGLAAVLAGNNPASEVYVRSKVRACEELGIYSEKITPSDCVTTEEMLTIIATLNQREDIDGILVQLPLPPQVDAKRVLLDVLPEKDVDGFHPVNVGNLSTQRPGLTPCTPSGIIEILKRSEIEIAGHSAVVLGRSDIVGKPVAMMLLNQNATVTVCHSRTVDLPAYTRTADILVAAIGKAALVTPEMVKPGATVIDVGINRLMDKKRIEQFFPNDPKRLEQFAAKGSTLVGDVHPRVAEVAGAITPVPGGVGPLTIAMLMSNTVKAARMRRGLV; encoded by the coding sequence TTGTTCTACTCACCTCAGGAGCGCCTTTCCCAATTGGCCACCATCCTCGACGGTAACCGGATCGCGTCTGACATCAAAGGCGAAGTTGCCATCGATATCAGACAACTCGCGAGACAGGGGATTCGAGCCGGCCTGGCCGCTGTGCTCGCCGGCAATAATCCTGCTTCCGAAGTGTACGTCCGCAGCAAGGTGCGCGCGTGCGAGGAGTTGGGCATCTACAGCGAGAAGATCACGCCATCCGATTGCGTTACTACCGAGGAGATGCTCACGATCATCGCGACGCTCAACCAGCGTGAGGATATCGATGGCATCCTGGTGCAGCTTCCCCTGCCACCGCAGGTCGACGCCAAGCGCGTCTTGCTCGATGTGCTTCCAGAGAAAGATGTTGACGGCTTTCATCCAGTGAACGTCGGCAACCTTTCCACGCAGCGGCCGGGACTGACGCCTTGCACCCCTTCGGGCATCATAGAAATTCTGAAGCGTAGCGAAATTGAGATTGCCGGCCATTCCGCAGTCGTGTTGGGTCGGAGCGATATTGTTGGCAAGCCTGTCGCAATGATGCTGCTGAATCAGAATGCAACCGTCACGGTTTGTCATAGCCGCACCGTCGATTTGCCGGCGTATACCCGAACGGCAGACATTCTGGTGGCCGCCATCGGCAAAGCGGCGCTGGTCACGCCGGAAATGGTCAAGCCCGGCGCTACCGTGATTGACGTTGGCATTAATCGGTTGATGGACAAGAAGAGAATTGAGCAATTCTTTCCTAACGACCCAAAGCGGCTCGAGCAATTTGCCGCAAAAGGCTCGACGCTTGTCGGAGACGTACATCCGCGAGTTGCAGAAGTGGCCGGCGCCATTACGCCCGTGCCTGGAGGCGTGGGTCCGCTGACGATCGCCATGTTGATGTCGAATACAGTGAAAGCGGCAAGGATGCGACGGGGCCTGGTATGA
- a CDS encoding peptidoglycan-binding domain-containing protein: MRSNSLAKFGITFLIIGLLGLPAVAVSPKSSGKKTSSHRSSRIGHHLRRSSWKRHGQQKISSDRAREIQEALIREHYLDGQPTGVWDSRTQAAMRKFQADQGWQNKVVPDSRALIKLGLGPSHENDLNPDLMGDGGFTPIAAPLVDSHNDIPRQ, encoded by the coding sequence ATGCGGTCGAACTCTCTGGCAAAGTTTGGAATTACATTTCTGATCATCGGCCTCTTGGGCTTGCCGGCAGTCGCAGTCAGCCCGAAGTCCAGCGGCAAAAAGACCAGTTCACATCGCTCCTCTCGGATAGGACACCATCTGCGCAGGAGCAGTTGGAAGCGCCACGGGCAGCAGAAAATTTCCAGCGACCGTGCACGCGAGATCCAGGAAGCACTGATCCGCGAGCACTACCTTGACGGCCAGCCAACCGGCGTTTGGGATAGCAGAACCCAGGCGGCAATGCGCAAGTTCCAGGCCGACCAAGGCTGGCAGAATAAAGTCGTCCCCGATTCACGCGCGCTGATCAAACTTGGACTCGGGCCGAGCCACGAAAACGACCTGAATCCCGATTTGATGGGCGACGGCGGCTTCACTCCGATTGCCGCTCCGCTTGTTGACAGCCACAACGACATTCCGCGCCAGTAG
- a CDS encoding Do family serine endopeptidase has translation MRSHRFLSTVLVVATLFVGILIGTVIQRGVKGATKTVNSSDATQLKVPAPQQLSSAFSQVAKQLEPSVVNVNTESTPKAVSPRGRRRGTPPDQDDQDPFQDFFDRFFGGQGASPFGGQGGAGATEHSLGSGVIVDPKGYIITNQHVVDKADRIRVKLDGDPPGVQHDAKVVGTDAETDLAVIKIDVDHPLTAAKLGNSDSMNVGDWVLAIGSPFALEETVTAGIVSSKGRDIDSRRQFQHFIQTDAAINPGNSGGPLVNMNSEVIGINTAIFTESGGYQGVGFALPSNIVVDVYNQLIGSEHKVVRGSIGVAFNAQPSPAIARMYGAGVVVSSVTPGGPADQAGIKIGDTITSVNGKHVKTGDELVADITAEKPGTKVKIGYERGGKASEATVTVADRAKLYGNTATNEEEQGGEEEPASGKMGISVRAITPDMADRLGIPANKGVIVSDVKPGSFAEDIGLSRGDVILEVNKQPVNSEDDFRRITGQLKTGQDVVFLVRQGRGRNASTIFLAGTLP, from the coding sequence ATGAGGTCGCACCGGTTCTTATCTACCGTTCTTGTGGTTGCGACATTATTCGTCGGCATTCTTATTGGTACGGTCATTCAGCGTGGTGTAAAGGGCGCAACCAAGACTGTGAACAGCTCCGACGCCACCCAGTTGAAAGTTCCCGCGCCGCAACAACTCTCAAGCGCGTTCAGCCAAGTCGCCAAACAGCTGGAGCCGAGCGTCGTTAACGTCAATACGGAATCGACGCCAAAAGCGGTAAGCCCGAGAGGTCGCCGCCGCGGAACGCCTCCCGACCAGGACGATCAAGACCCATTTCAGGACTTCTTCGATCGCTTCTTCGGAGGCCAGGGCGCGAGCCCATTTGGCGGTCAGGGCGGAGCGGGAGCGACTGAGCACTCCCTTGGCTCCGGCGTGATTGTCGATCCAAAGGGATACATCATCACCAACCAGCACGTGGTGGATAAAGCCGATCGCATTCGCGTGAAGCTCGACGGCGATCCCCCGGGAGTCCAGCATGACGCGAAAGTCGTAGGCACCGATGCCGAAACCGATTTGGCAGTCATAAAGATTGACGTTGATCATCCGCTTACCGCGGCGAAGCTCGGCAACTCGGATTCTATGAACGTGGGCGACTGGGTTTTGGCCATCGGCAGCCCATTTGCGCTGGAGGAAACTGTCACCGCCGGCATCGTCTCCTCTAAAGGACGCGACATCGACAGCCGCCGCCAGTTTCAGCACTTTATTCAGACCGACGCAGCCATCAATCCCGGCAACTCCGGCGGGCCGCTGGTCAACATGAATTCTGAAGTCATCGGCATCAACACCGCCATCTTTACCGAGTCCGGCGGGTACCAGGGCGTCGGCTTTGCTCTGCCCTCGAATATCGTCGTCGATGTTTACAACCAGCTCATCGGGTCGGAACACAAAGTAGTCCGCGGCTCGATCGGCGTCGCCTTCAACGCACAGCCGAGCCCGGCCATTGCCCGTATGTACGGAGCCGGAGTGGTTGTTTCCAGTGTCACACCGGGTGGTCCAGCAGACCAGGCCGGCATCAAGATCGGTGACACCATCACCTCCGTCAACGGCAAGCATGTAAAGACCGGAGATGAACTCGTAGCCGACATCACCGCCGAAAAGCCGGGAACAAAGGTAAAGATCGGCTATGAACGCGGCGGAAAGGCCTCGGAAGCCACGGTGACCGTCGCCGATCGCGCCAAGCTCTACGGCAATACCGCCACGAATGAGGAAGAGCAAGGGGGCGAGGAAGAGCCAGCCTCCGGAAAGATGGGCATTTCCGTCCGAGCGATCACGCCAGATATGGCCGATCGCCTGGGAATTCCGGCAAATAAAGGTGTAATCGTCAGTGATGTGAAGCCCGGATCCTTCGCCGAGGACATCGGCCTCAGCCGCGGCGATGTGATCCTCGAGGTCAACAAGCAGCCGGTAAACAGCGAGGACGACTTCCGCCGCATCACCGGCCAGCTCAAGACTGGCCAGGATGTAGTCTTCCTGGTCCGCCAAGGACGAGGACGGAACGCCAGCACGATCTTCCTCGCCGGCACGCTTCCGTAA